In Oncorhynchus nerka isolate Pitt River unplaced genomic scaffold, Oner_Uvic_2.0 unplaced_scaffold_1207, whole genome shotgun sequence, a single genomic region encodes these proteins:
- the pibf1 gene encoding progesterone-induced-blocking factor 1 has product MPPKKQKNPSVNISSSLEESEEFSLETTVPTEDISSSDERDRTGTQKVTRQLIERKELLHNLQLLKIEMSQKNLIIDNMKVDHLTKTEELEERLNVALHQKQVLALRLDSQLQLTQDERRRQQALRKQEMDGILLRQKQLEETNRRLCDKAGDLRRSLRDLELTEDKYKELRDIPEERLSITEYVAVCFYEVVSPLKAQLSELHVKRNSLTDDLETHRTEIKALMKSYEEERRARSELEIRNQRLTLELADTKGLIQEGDFKRDNYSNIKRERDAFECEVRELRKRLELLEMTHEVQTRERNELSREVSTLQQTVTLLQKDKEYVHRQSMELNVRCAHQEDRLERLQTQLDGAQRAREEVYHKYIASRDHYKTEYENKLAEELENIRLKTSQEIDSLQRTSKEMYERENRNLRETRDNAVLEKDRATTAERETQARYDQLLEQ; this is encoded by the exons ATGCCTCCGAAGAAGCAGAAAAACCCGTCGGTGAATATCTCCAGCTCCCTAGAGGAGTCGGAAGAATTCAGTCTGGAGACCACGGTGCCTACGGAAGACATCTCGTCGTCGGACGAACGGGACCGCACCGGGACACAGAAAGTCACCCGACAGCTCATCGAGAGGAAAGAGCTACTGCACAACTTACAGCTGTTAAAAATAGAGATGTCGCAGAAAAATCTCATCATAGATAACATGAAAGTGGACCACTTGACAAAG acggaggagctggaggagaggcTGAATGTTGCCCTGCACCAGAAACAAGTCCTGGCTCTGAGACTGGACAGCCAGCTGCAACTCACCCAGGATGAGAGGAG GAGGCAGCAGGCTCTGAGGAAGCAGGAGATGGATGGCATCCTACTGAGACAGAAGCAGCTGGAGGAGACTAACAGACGGCTGTGTGACAAGGCAGGAGACCTGCGACGCAGCCTCAGGGACCTGGAGCTCACCGAGGACAAATACAAGGAGCTCCGAGATATCCCAGAGGAGAGACTCTCTATCACTGAATACGTAGCG GTGTGTTTCTATGAGGTGGTGAGTCCTCTCAAAgcccagctctctgagctccatgtCAAGAGGAACAGCCTGACAGATGACCTGGAGACACACAGAACTGAGATCAAGGCCCTTATGaag AGTTACGAGGAGGAGCGCAGGGCGAGGTCAGAGCTGGAGATCAGGAACCAGAGACTAACTCTGGAGCTGGCTGACACTAAAGGGCTCATCCAGGAGGGAGACTTCAAGCGGGACAACTACTCTAACATCAaacg TGAGCGGGATGCGTTTGAGTGTGAGGTGAGAGAGTTGAGGAAGAGGCTGGAGCTGCTGGAGATGACTCATGAGGTCCAGACCAGGGAGAGGAATGAGCTGAGTCGAGAG gtGTCTACTCTGCAGCAGACGGTGACCCTCCTCCAGAAGGATAAGGAATATGTTCACAGACAGAGCATGGAGCTGAATGTGCGCTGTGCCCACCAGGAAGACCGTCTAGAGAGGCTGCAGACCCAGCTGGACGGTGCCCAGAGGGCCAGGGAGGAGGTCTATCACAAATACATCGCTTCTAG AGACCACTACAAGACAGAGTACGAGAATAAACTTGCTGAGGAGCTGGAGAACATTCGTCTGAAGACCAGCCAGGAGATCGATAGCCTGCAGAGGACCTCAAAGGAGATgtacgagagagagaacag GAACCTCCGTGAGACGCGGGACAACGCAGTGCTGGAGAAGGACAGAGCGAcgacggcagagagagagacacaggccaGATACGAccagctactagaacagtaa
- the trmt10c gene encoding tRNA methyltransferase 10 homolog C isoform X1, with protein sequence MYHQTIEMMRFITPPLLNELRRRLPLLTTVANKQLPLTCLLPPHHSAPLSRPLYTGAILRKDVPLPQSKEDQTEEKLDLDIWKSVMRFQVPEEEKQGGEEGGGGAAPSGPGGGVAGQEEVSPLEATRELVVMWRQAGKLVPEIMTDEELGILAEFQTKSSKKKYLKYLAIKEGHKNNHKQKQEKKKAERSERFLEDDRIRPGGVRGEEGELRNTFLLQFWGRSLDKLLGWRSAQAMVFGQPLVFDMSYEQQMTRREVENTASQLMEVEGWNRRAPDPFHLHFCNLQPDGGYRRELVKRYGAEAWERLLITSTEQRHVDLFPRDDLVYLTADSPNVLRTFDNSKVYIVGSMVDRSIQSGLSLANAKRLKLNTARLPLDDFLQWETGAKNLTLDQMIRILLTLKESGRWEEALEHVPKRKHDGFYQDRDRGSDKDRRFSGRTRGGDTGFRAGDRGFRAGDTGFRAGDTGFRAGDTGFRAGDTGFRAGDTGFRAGDTGFRAGDRDCDRTFRSGDRERAFSRRDSVLKSGDSDRAIRNGDREGDSDRAVRTGDRGDSDRGDSDRAVRTGDSDRGDRQ encoded by the coding sequence ATGTATCATCAAACCATTGAAATGATGAGGTTTATCACCCCACCGCTTTTGAACGAGCTGCGGCGGCGTCTCCCGCTGTTAACCACTGTCGCAAATAAACAGCTACCACTCACCTGCCTTCTCCCACCCCACCACTCTGCACCCCTAAGCCGGCCTCTCTATACTGGGGCCATACTAAGAAAAGATGTACCCCTCCCTCAGTCTAAAGAAGATCAGACTGAAGAGAAACTGGACCTGGACATATGGAAATCTGTGATGAGGTTTCAGGTcccagaggaggagaaacagggaggtgaggagggaggtggtggtgctGCTCCTTCAGGGCCAGGAGGAGGTGTAGCAGGGCAGGaggaggtctccccactggaGGCCACCAGAGAGCTGGTAGTGATGTGGCGTCAGGCTGGGAAGCTGGTGCCAGAGATCATGACTGACGAGGAGCTGGGGATCCTGGCCGAGTTCCAAACCAAGTCCTCCAAGAAGAAGTACCTGAAATACCTGGCCATCAAGGAGGGCCACAAGAACAACCACAAGCAGaaacaggagaagaagaaggcaGAGAGGAGCGAGAGGTTTCTGGAGGACGATAGGATCAGGCCTGGCggtgtgagaggagaggagggggaactgAGGAACACTTTCCTTCTCCAGTTCTGGGGTCGTTCCCTGGACAAGCTGCTGGGGTGGAGGTCGGCCCAGGCCATGGTGTTCGGCCAGCCGCTGGTGTTCGATATGTCCTACGAACAGCAGATGACGCGTCGGGAGGTGGAGAACACGGCGTCCCAGCtgatggaggtggaggggtggaaccGCCGAGCCCCGGACCCCTTCCACCTACACTTCTGTAACTTGCAGCCGGACGGGGGTTACCGCAGGGAGCTGGTTAAACGCTACGGCGCCGAGGCCTGGGAGCGTCTCCTCATCACCTCCACAGAGCAACGTCACGTGGACCTGTTCCCCCGGGACGACCTGGTCTACCTGACGGCTGACTCCCCCAACGTCCTCCGTACCTTCGACAACTCTAAGGTCTACATCGTGGGCTCCATGGTAGACCGCTCCATCCAATCAGGGCTCTCCCTGGCCAACGCCAAGCGTCTGAAGCTGAATACGGCCCGTCTGCCGCTTGACGACTTCCTCCAATGGGAGACGGGGGCCAAGAACCTGACCCTGGATCAGATGATACGCATCTTGCTGACACTGAAGGAGagtgggaggtgggaggaggcGCTGGAGCACGTACCCAAGAGGAAACATGATGGATtctaccaggacagagacagaggctcagataaggacaggaggtttagtggcagaaccagagggggagacacagggttCAGGGCTGGGGACAGAGGGTTCAGGGCTGGGGACACAGGGTTCAGGGCTGGGGACACAGGGTTCAGGGCTGGGGACACAGGGTTCAGGGCTGGAGACACAGGGTTCAGGGCTGGGGACACAGGGTTCAGGGCTGGAGACACAGGGTTCAGGGCTGGGGACAGAGACTGTGATAGAACATTCAGaagtggggacagagagagggcattTAGTAGAAGAGACAGTGTATTGAAGAGTGGGGACAGTGACAGAGCAATTAGGAATGGGGACAGAGAAGGAGACAGTGACAGAGCAGTcaggactggagacagaggagacagtgacagaggagacagtgacagagcagtcaggactggagacagtgacagaggagacagacagtga
- the trmt10c gene encoding tRNA methyltransferase 10 homolog C isoform X2, producing MYHQTIEMMRFITPPLLNELRRRLPLLTTVANKQLPLTCLLPPHHSAPLSRPLYTGAILRKDVPLPQSKEDQTEEKLDLDIWKSVMRFQVPEEEKQGGEEGGGGAAPSGPGGGVAGQEEVSPLEATRELVVMWRQAGKLVPEIMTDEELGILAEFQTKSSKKKYLKYLAIKEGHKNNHKQKQEKKKAERSERFLEDDRIRPGGVRGEEGELRNTFLLQFWGRSLDKLLGWRSAQAMVFGQPLVFDMSYEQQMTRREVENTASQLMEVEGWNRRAPDPFHLHFCNLQPDGGYRRELVKRYGAEAWERLLITSTEQRHVDLFPRDDLVYLTADSPNVLRTFDNSKVYIVGSMVDRSIQSGLSLANAKRLKLNTARLPLDDFLQWETGAKNLTLDQMIRILLTLKESGRWEEALEHVPKRKHDGFYQDRDRGSDKDRRFSGRTRGGDTGFRAGDRGFRAGDTGFRAGDTGFRAGDTGFRAGDTGFRAGDTGFRAGDTGFRAGDRDCDRTFRSGDRERAFSRRDSVLKSGDSDRAIRNGDREGDSDRAVRTGDRGDSDRGDSDRAVRTGDIRTGDSDRAVRTRDRDSMEEWRQKQMNGVVRERGSTSRHKDSVFSSRDTVAVSKEAVPTGDAENRQNTQTTTRVRTSLKTKMEDRNSTAKSGKKLQEEE from the exons ATGTATCATCAAACCATTGAAATGATGAGGTTTATCACCCCACCGCTTTTGAACGAGCTGCGGCGGCGTCTCCCGCTGTTAACCACTGTCGCAAATAAACAGCTACCACTCACCTGCCTTCTCCCACCCCACCACTCTGCACCCCTAAGCCGGCCTCTCTATACTGGGGCCATACTAAGAAAAGATGTACCCCTCCCTCAGTCTAAAGAAGATCAGACTGAAGAGAAACTGGACCTGGACATATGGAAATCTGTGATGAGGTTTCAGGTcccagaggaggagaaacagggaggtgaggagggaggtggtggtgctGCTCCTTCAGGGCCAGGAGGAGGTGTAGCAGGGCAGGaggaggtctccccactggaGGCCACCAGAGAGCTGGTAGTGATGTGGCGTCAGGCTGGGAAGCTGGTGCCAGAGATCATGACTGACGAGGAGCTGGGGATCCTGGCCGAGTTCCAAACCAAGTCCTCCAAGAAGAAGTACCTGAAATACCTGGCCATCAAGGAGGGCCACAAGAACAACCACAAGCAGaaacaggagaagaagaaggcaGAGAGGAGCGAGAGGTTTCTGGAGGACGATAGGATCAGGCCTGGCggtgtgagaggagaggagggggaactgAGGAACACTTTCCTTCTCCAGTTCTGGGGTCGTTCCCTGGACAAGCTGCTGGGGTGGAGGTCGGCCCAGGCCATGGTGTTCGGCCAGCCGCTGGTGTTCGATATGTCCTACGAACAGCAGATGACGCGTCGGGAGGTGGAGAACACGGCGTCCCAGCtgatggaggtggaggggtggaaccGCCGAGCCCCGGACCCCTTCCACCTACACTTCTGTAACTTGCAGCCGGACGGGGGTTACCGCAGGGAGCTGGTTAAACGCTACGGCGCCGAGGCCTGGGAGCGTCTCCTCATCACCTCCACAGAGCAACGTCACGTGGACCTGTTCCCCCGGGACGACCTGGTCTACCTGACGGCTGACTCCCCCAACGTCCTCCGTACCTTCGACAACTCTAAGGTCTACATCGTGGGCTCCATGGTAGACCGCTCCATCCAATCAGGGCTCTCCCTGGCCAACGCCAAGCGTCTGAAGCTGAATACGGCCCGTCTGCCGCTTGACGACTTCCTCCAATGGGAGACGGGGGCCAAGAACCTGACCCTGGATCAGATGATACGCATCTTGCTGACACTGAAGGAGagtgggaggtgggaggaggcGCTGGAGCACGTACCCAAGAGGAAACATGATGGATtctaccaggacagagacagaggctcagataaggacaggaggtttagtggcagaaccagagggggagacacagggttCAGGGCTGGGGACAGAGGGTTCAGGGCTGGGGACACAGGGTTCAGGGCTGGGGACACAGGGTTCAGGGCTGGGGACACAGGGTTCAGGGCTGGAGACACAGGGTTCAGGGCTGGGGACACAGGGTTCAGGGCTGGAGACACAGGGTTCAGGGCTGGGGACAGAGACTGTGATAGAACATTCAGaagtggggacagagagagggcattTAGTAGAAGAGACAGTGTATTGAAGAGTGGGGACAGTGACAGAGCAATTAGGAATGGGGACAGAGAAGGAGACAGTGACAGAGCAGTcaggactggagacagaggagacagtgacagaggagacagtgacagagcagtcaggactggagaca TCAGGACCGGAGACAGTGACAGAGCAGTCAggaccagagacagagatagtatggaggagtggagacagaaacagatgaatggtgtggtcagagagagaggatccaCTAGCAGACATAAGGACAGTGTATTCAGTAGCAGAGACACGGTAGCAGTCAGTAAGGAAGCAGTACCTACAGGGGatgcagagaacagacagaacacacagaccaccaccagggTACGGACATCACTAAAAACCAAGATGGAGGATCGGAACAGTACAGCCAAGAGCGGGAAGAAATTGCAGGAGGAAGAGTAG